One region of Sulfoacidibacillus ferrooxidans genomic DNA includes:
- the plsX gene encoding phosphate acyltransferase PlsX translates to MRIAIDAMGGDHAPNAPVLGTIQAARDLPDVEFILVGRDAEIRVITSEFPPNVTIVHAEDVIAPNAEPVKSVRKQKDSSLVVCTTMVRDGTADAMVSAGNTGAFMVAGLFVVGRMEGIERPALAAMMPTFKGQGVLLMDAGANTDSTAKNLVQWAHMGQAYMRLTHGLSHVRVGLLNIGSEPGKGNELSKVAYELLEHDCSHFVGNVEARELLNGACDVVVCDGFVGNVLVKFYEGAGMGFLESLKHIFFANPLTKLAALSMRSGLKAFKKRFDYAEYGGGPFLGVRGVLVKAHGSSNPRAFEMAVRHAYNMQHSGLIQDLEQSIHG, encoded by the coding sequence GTGAGAATCGCGATTGACGCTATGGGTGGAGATCATGCGCCGAATGCACCTGTTCTTGGCACAATACAAGCTGCTCGCGACTTGCCTGATGTAGAATTTATCTTAGTTGGTAGAGATGCTGAGATACGGGTAATTACGAGTGAATTTCCGCCAAATGTAACGATTGTTCACGCAGAAGATGTGATTGCTCCAAATGCAGAACCTGTTAAATCTGTTCGTAAACAAAAAGATTCCTCACTTGTTGTGTGTACTACAATGGTTCGTGATGGTACTGCTGATGCGATGGTTTCTGCAGGAAATACAGGTGCTTTTATGGTTGCTGGTTTATTTGTGGTTGGACGCATGGAGGGGATTGAACGACCTGCTCTGGCAGCCATGATGCCAACATTTAAAGGTCAAGGCGTCTTGTTAATGGATGCAGGTGCCAATACGGATTCGACGGCTAAAAATCTTGTTCAGTGGGCGCACATGGGACAAGCATATATGCGGTTAACGCATGGATTATCCCATGTGCGCGTCGGACTTTTAAATATCGGGTCAGAACCTGGTAAAGGAAACGAACTATCGAAAGTAGCATACGAATTATTGGAACACGATTGTTCCCATTTTGTGGGGAATGTCGAAGCGCGCGAACTTCTAAATGGCGCATGTGACGTTGTTGTATGTGACGGATTTGTGGGGAATGTGTTAGTTAAATTTTACGAAGGAGCAGGAATGGGATTTCTCGAATCTCTCAAACACATTTTTTTTGCAAATCCTCTTACAAAACTTGCAGCTCTTTCGATGCGTAGTGGATTAAAAGCATTTAAGAAGCGCTTTGACTATGCAGAATATGGTGGGGGTCCATTTTTGGGCGTGCGTGGTGTGCTAGTTAAAGCACATGGCTCTTCTAATCCAAGAGCGTTTGAGATGGCCGTGCGACATGCCTACAACATGCAACATAGCGGTTTAATTCAAGATCTTGAACAATCCATACATGGGTAG
- a CDS encoding YceD family protein: MKVLWTSATKLGGAAFSGTLDDMSLFRDEKDVVHIAPLQVQGIASVTMPNICEVNGTASTDVTYRCVRCLTECTRSLDIVIHEVLSRTPLTAAQEEADVFYAPEETIDLEPLIEQALVLAIEVQPLCRDDCRGLCSECGTDLNVSTCVCHVQQVDPRLQALSRFYDVSKTEE, encoded by the coding sequence GTGAAGGTGTTATGGACTTCTGCCACGAAGCTAGGTGGAGCAGCCTTTTCGGGCACGTTGGACGATATGTCGTTGTTTCGTGATGAAAAAGATGTTGTTCATATTGCGCCACTTCAGGTTCAAGGCATAGCTTCAGTGACGATGCCAAACATTTGCGAAGTGAACGGTACCGCTTCAACGGATGTAACGTACCGATGTGTTCGTTGTCTGACAGAATGTACACGATCGTTAGATATAGTGATTCATGAGGTGTTATCAAGAACTCCGCTTACTGCAGCGCAAGAAGAAGCTGATGTTTTTTATGCGCCCGAGGAAACGATTGATCTTGAGCCGCTGATTGAGCAGGCACTTGTTTTAGCTATTGAGGTGCAGCCTCTCTGTCGTGATGATTGTCGGGGCTTGTGTTCGGAATGCGGGACTGATTTGAACGTTTCGACTTGTGTATGCCACGTGCAACAGGTGGATCCACGCTTGCAAGCTCTATCTCGGTTTTATGATGTATCAAAAACTGAAGAGTGA
- a CDS encoding patatin-like phospholipase family protein produces the protein MQDRLHIGLALGSGGTRGFAHIGVLQVLEEAGIEVEAIAGSSMGSLIASVYATGAPIDRMEQLALHLPLKRWVDVTVPKLGLVAGRRFHELIKLLTKNMDFSDTSIPLAVVATDIELGERVIFTSGAIHDAVRASIGIPGIFVPHRIGDRMLVDGGVIERVPIQAVRDLGADFVVAIDVGLFERLPPVKNTWDVIVQTMDIMEREVFRNRILHADFVVRPKLDLMSSISFTGVSQAIDVGRQAMKAALPELLLTLQTKRGVS, from the coding sequence GTGCAAGATCGTCTGCATATTGGACTAGCACTTGGTAGCGGAGGCACCCGCGGATTCGCTCATATCGGAGTGTTACAAGTTCTTGAAGAAGCAGGGATTGAGGTTGAGGCGATTGCGGGTTCGAGTATGGGTAGCTTAATTGCCTCTGTATACGCTACAGGAGCACCTATTGATCGAATGGAGCAGTTGGCACTGCATTTACCTTTAAAACGATGGGTTGATGTGACGGTGCCAAAGTTAGGACTGGTAGCTGGCCGACGCTTTCATGAATTGATCAAATTATTAACCAAAAACATGGATTTCTCAGATACATCGATTCCTTTAGCCGTCGTGGCGACTGATATTGAGCTTGGTGAGCGCGTCATATTTACGAGTGGTGCCATTCACGATGCGGTGAGGGCAAGTATTGGCATTCCCGGTATTTTTGTGCCTCATCGAATAGGTGATCGCATGCTTGTCGATGGAGGGGTAATTGAGCGAGTACCCATACAAGCAGTGCGCGATCTTGGCGCGGATTTTGTTGTTGCTATAGATGTCGGGTTATTTGAACGTTTACCTCCTGTGAAAAATACCTGGGATGTGATTGTGCAAACTATGGATATTATGGAGCGTGAAGTTTTTCGCAATCGCATCTTACACGCTGATTTTGTGGTTCGTCCTAAACTCGATTTAATGAGTTCCATTTCTTTCACAGGGGTTAGTCAAGCGATTGATGTAGGTCGTCAAGCGATGAAAGCCGCGTTGCCAGAGCTTTTATTAACACTGCAAACAAAGCGAGGTGTGTCGTAA
- the coaD gene encoding pantetheine-phosphate adenylyltransferase produces MRTAVYAGSFDPLTNGHVDLIERAASLFDMCIVAVLVNVKKQALFNPMERIELIREATQHLKNIQVDQFPGLLVDYLKTQQVHIVVRGVRTFVDFETEMQLAALNKDLLQSVETIFLPASREFAHVSSSMIKEIASYHGDVSAFVPHHVAKALSRKYA; encoded by the coding sequence ATGCGTACAGCTGTCTATGCAGGGAGCTTTGATCCACTCACAAATGGACATGTAGACTTAATTGAACGTGCTGCCTCTCTGTTTGATATGTGTATCGTTGCAGTGCTTGTCAATGTAAAAAAACAGGCTTTATTTAATCCTATGGAACGTATAGAACTCATTCGAGAAGCTACGCAGCATCTAAAAAACATACAGGTTGACCAATTTCCTGGGTTACTGGTGGATTATTTGAAGACTCAGCAAGTACATATTGTTGTGCGTGGAGTACGCACATTCGTAGACTTTGAGACTGAAATGCAATTGGCTGCGTTAAATAAAGATTTACTTCAAAGTGTAGAAACCATTTTTCTACCTGCAAGCCGTGAGTTTGCACATGTGAGTTCAAGTATGATCAAGGAAATTGCAAGCTATCATGGTGATGTCAGTGCATTTGTACCACATCATGTGGCAAAAGCACTCAGCAGAAAGTATGCATAG
- the rsmD gene encoding 16S rRNA (guanine(966)-N(2))-methyltransferase RsmD, whose protein sequence is MISMRVIAGDLRGRTIHAPKGTATRPTTDRVREAIFSMIGPFFHGGICLDLFAGSGALGIEAISRGMDKSIFVDISSSETIDDNVKKLGIDKQAQVYALSYSKAIQRIARIGLQVTVVFLDPPYQLGVLEDALRSLVVAKILSPHAVLVAEMDQKTMTPDILSLHVRKEVRYGSTKVVIYDYDASIDE, encoded by the coding sequence GTGATAAGTATGCGTGTAATTGCTGGTGATTTGAGGGGGCGTACCATACACGCACCGAAGGGCACAGCAACGAGACCTACAACAGACCGCGTTCGTGAAGCCATTTTTTCAATGATTGGACCCTTTTTTCATGGTGGGATATGCCTTGATCTATTTGCTGGATCTGGTGCACTTGGCATAGAGGCGATTAGTCGTGGGATGGATAAGAGCATATTTGTTGACATTTCTAGTAGTGAAACCATTGATGACAACGTAAAAAAACTTGGCATCGATAAGCAGGCACAGGTGTATGCCCTTTCTTATTCAAAGGCAATACAGAGAATAGCACGTATAGGACTGCAAGTGACGGTGGTGTTTCTTGACCCTCCTTATCAGTTGGGTGTACTTGAAGATGCTTTGCGTTCTCTTGTAGTAGCAAAAATTTTATCTCCGCACGCTGTACTCGTTGCAGAAATGGATCAAAAAACAATGACTCCAGATATCTTGTCACTGCATGTGCGTAAAGAGGTTCGGTACGGATCAACAAAAGTGGTGATTTATGATTATGACGCGTCTATTGATGAGTAA
- the rpmF gene encoding 50S ribosomal protein L32, producing the protein MAVPQHRASKTRKRLRRTHFKLSVPGMVECPQCHEFKLSHRVCPNCGMYNKRQVLEKRA; encoded by the coding sequence ATGGCAGTACCGCAGCATCGAGCGTCGAAGACAAGAAAAAGATTGCGTAGAACGCATTTTAAATTGTCAGTGCCGGGTATGGTTGAATGCCCGCAATGTCATGAATTTAAACTGTCTCATCGCGTGTGTCCAAACTGTGGAATGTATAATAAACGCCAAGTATTGGAGAAACGTGCATAG
- the fapR gene encoding transcription factor FapR yields MAKVSRRARQERLVETLEREPFLTDEQLASRFDVSVQTIRLDRLALGIKELRERIKGVAESRYPHVRSLAPNEVFGDIVELDLGVHGLSIWRADEEHAFSRSQIVRGHYLFAQANSLAVAIVDADQALTARAVVKFMRSVQAGSYMIAHAHVKGERHGYIRVNVRTTVDQKDVFIADFLIMRKGLDMTGGSTGENRD; encoded by the coding sequence GTGGCAAAAGTGAGTAGGCGAGCGCGACAAGAGCGACTCGTAGAAACGTTAGAGCGGGAGCCGTTTTTGACTGATGAGCAACTTGCCTCTCGCTTTGATGTCAGTGTACAGACCATTCGTCTAGATCGCTTAGCACTTGGCATTAAGGAATTGCGTGAACGCATAAAGGGAGTGGCTGAGTCTCGGTATCCACACGTGCGATCACTTGCTCCAAATGAAGTATTTGGAGATATTGTAGAATTGGATCTCGGCGTACATGGATTGTCGATATGGCGAGCTGATGAAGAACATGCTTTTTCTCGCTCACAGATCGTCCGTGGGCATTATCTTTTTGCACAAGCAAACTCCCTGGCTGTCGCTATTGTAGATGCGGATCAAGCGCTAACAGCAAGAGCGGTTGTGAAGTTTATGCGTTCTGTTCAAGCGGGGTCCTATATGATTGCACACGCACATGTCAAGGGTGAACGGCATGGCTATATACGAGTCAATGTAAGAACGACAGTAGATCAAAAAGATGTTTTTATAGCAGATTTCTTAATTATGCGCAAAGGCTTAGACATGACAGGGGGAAGTACCGGTGAGAATCGCGATTGA
- a CDS encoding SepM family pheromone-processing serine protease, with product MGSDRTLRFKSRKRWPLFTGVIVLAIVLILMNFISLPYYIYSPGEALPLQSMISVKGGHKPAKGEFMMTTVYVVYASNIYNFLYGLMLPHHQILPAPTVNGGLTNTEYNQLEAYMMTSAHQGAEIAALHYLHKPISVTTTGVMVLSVQRGTAAYGHLFPGDIITVMDGESLKDPNRILTILQHAKVGERVSLTVIRQGHIKHLLLHLMALPPLPGHHHERPGLGIFLAPAQVVHTPIHIVIHSGDIDGPSAGLMFTLEIINQLGSVNLTRGYRIAGTGTMSADGTVGQIGGAAHKIIAASNAGANYFFVPADTAAGDTNALHAEEEAKKIGTKMKVVPVSSLQQAISFLMSLPPKTS from the coding sequence TTGGGATCGGATAGAACGCTTCGATTTAAATCACGTAAACGTTGGCCCCTTTTTACTGGGGTGATCGTATTGGCGATCGTGCTCATTCTTATGAACTTCATCTCACTACCCTATTACATTTATTCGCCAGGTGAGGCGTTGCCATTACAATCGATGATTAGCGTAAAGGGTGGCCATAAACCAGCTAAAGGCGAATTTATGATGACGACTGTATATGTTGTGTATGCGTCCAATATATACAATTTTTTGTATGGACTCATGTTGCCGCATCATCAAATATTACCGGCCCCTACGGTCAATGGAGGATTGACCAATACAGAATACAATCAACTAGAAGCATACATGATGACATCGGCACACCAAGGTGCGGAAATCGCAGCCTTACATTACTTACACAAGCCTATTTCAGTCACTACGACGGGTGTCATGGTACTATCAGTACAACGTGGAACAGCGGCATACGGACATCTTTTCCCAGGTGATATTATTACTGTAATGGACGGAGAGTCTTTAAAAGATCCAAATCGCATTTTAACAATATTACAACACGCCAAAGTGGGTGAACGAGTGTCGCTTACGGTGATTCGCCAAGGACACATCAAACATCTACTTTTGCATCTTATGGCGCTACCTCCCTTACCGGGTCATCACCACGAACGACCTGGACTGGGTATTTTTCTGGCACCTGCGCAAGTCGTACATACTCCTATTCACATTGTCATTCATAGTGGTGATATTGACGGCCCTTCTGCGGGGTTGATGTTCACATTAGAAATCATTAATCAACTGGGTTCGGTGAATTTAACGCGGGGATATCGCATTGCCGGTACAGGAACGATGAGCGCAGACGGAACAGTTGGTCAAATTGGCGGCGCAGCTCATAAAATTATTGCTGCATCGAATGCAGGTGCAAATTATTTCTTTGTTCCGGCAGACACAGCTGCAGGAGATACAAACGCTTTGCATGCAGAAGAGGAAGCAAAAAAAATTGGTACAAAAATGAAAGTTGTGCCTGTCAGTTCTCTGCAACAAGCTATTTCCTTTTTAATGTCACTTCCACCAAAGACATCTTAA
- the asd gene encoding archaetidylserine decarboxylase (Phosphatidylserine decarboxylase is synthesized as a single chain precursor. Generation of the pyruvoyl active site from a Ser is coupled to cleavage of a Gly-Ser bond between the larger (beta) and smaller (alpha chains). It is an integral membrane protein.), protein MNRWDPWRLGLLVLPKRLLTALAGRVCRSSLSRPLIPAFIWMYHIDYKEAEKPYQSYRSLTEFFSRRVKRATDRCDKETVESFIVSPADGHIAEVGHIESDRAIQAKGVYYSVSALLAENAMQFNLGTYITIYLSPADYHRIHVPVNASARRIVHIPGTLFPVNRLGVKHITSLFTRNERMITWFHKNAQSIAMVKVGSTIVGSVQLDREFGVNASLYQRSIGNPVVVWNGDRMMHQGDECAWFEFGSTVILLFPPQAAIISVQKGDRVKALQIIGTWISPQCADEEDRKTAGDGLT, encoded by the coding sequence ATGAACCGATGGGACCCATGGCGACTAGGGTTATTAGTTTTGCCTAAAAGGCTGCTCACTGCTTTGGCGGGACGGGTATGTCGCAGTTCATTGAGCCGACCACTTATACCAGCATTTATTTGGATGTATCACATTGATTATAAGGAAGCAGAAAAGCCATACCAAAGCTATCGCTCGCTCACGGAGTTTTTTTCTCGTCGCGTGAAACGAGCAACAGATCGTTGCGACAAAGAGACGGTGGAATCATTTATTGTGTCACCAGCAGATGGACACATTGCTGAGGTTGGACACATTGAATCAGATCGAGCCATACAGGCAAAAGGTGTCTATTATTCTGTATCAGCTTTGCTCGCTGAGAACGCCATGCAATTTAATTTAGGAACGTATATCACTATTTATTTAAGTCCGGCTGATTATCATAGGATTCATGTGCCTGTGAATGCAAGCGCACGACGTATCGTGCATATTCCCGGAACACTATTTCCTGTGAATCGCTTAGGGGTTAAACATATTACGTCTCTTTTTACACGCAATGAAAGAATGATTACTTGGTTTCACAAAAATGCACAGTCTATTGCAATGGTGAAAGTTGGGTCAACAATTGTGGGCAGTGTGCAATTGGATCGGGAGTTTGGTGTTAATGCGTCGTTGTATCAGAGAAGTATAGGGAATCCTGTGGTTGTTTGGAATGGAGACCGCATGATGCATCAAGGTGATGAGTGTGCGTGGTTTGAGTTTGGCAGTACAGTGATTTTATTGTTTCCTCCGCAAGCTGCGATTATTTCTGTTCAGAAGGGGGATCGCGTAAAAGCACTACAAATTATTGGTACATGGATTTCACCTCAATGTGCAGATGAAGAAGATAGGAAGACAGCAGGAGATGGGCTAACGTAA
- a CDS encoding alpha/beta-type small acid-soluble spore protein has protein sequence MATGQHSNTHLVKGISKAMDQFKYEVAQELGITPPSDGYWGMMTTRDTGTIGGHMTRKLVAMAEQQLSGRQ, from the coding sequence GTGGCTACAGGTCAACATTCGAACACTCATCTGGTAAAAGGTATTAGCAAGGCAATGGATCAATTCAAGTATGAAGTAGCTCAAGAACTCGGAATTACGCCTCCGTCAGACGGTTATTGGGGCATGATGACTACGCGGGACACTGGTACAATTGGTGGACATATGACGCGTAAACTTGTCGCGATGGCGGAGCAGCAGTTGTCTGGTCGGCAATGA